One genomic region from Streptomyces sp. NBC_00582 encodes:
- a CDS encoding RecB family exonuclease, with protein sequence MDSSSEDVGGAGVEGGDVEGAAGAEAAGSEAAGSEAVAVAEVVLPGPAGAVASEAVAGAGVAADPAGSEADAGTVVPAPAQRVPAAPSSLSPSRAGDFMQCPLLYRFRVIDRLPEKPSPAATKGTLVHAVLERLFDAPAAERTAPRAKALIPGQWDRLRRTRPEVVELFADDPEGVRLAGWLAEAEALVERWFTLEDPTRLEPAERELFVEAELESGLRLRGIIDRVDVAPTGEVRIVDYKTGKAPRAEYADGALFQMKFYALVVWRLRNVLPRRLQLVYLGSGDVLTYDPDLGDLQRVERRLLALWEAIREATETGEWRPRPTKLCGWCDHQAHCPEFGGTPPPYPLPVRAAASGDAEQGRMGPD encoded by the coding sequence ATGGACAGCAGCAGCGAGGACGTCGGCGGGGCGGGCGTCGAGGGCGGGGACGTCGAGGGGGCGGCCGGGGCGGAGGCGGCCGGGTCGGAGGCGGCCGGGTCGGAGGCGGTGGCCGTGGCGGAGGTCGTCCTTCCCGGACCGGCGGGGGCCGTCGCATCGGAAGCGGTCGCGGGGGCGGGGGTGGCAGCGGATCCCGCCGGGTCCGAGGCGGACGCGGGGACGGTCGTGCCCGCGCCGGCCCAGCGGGTCCCGGCGGCGCCTTCGTCCTTGTCGCCCTCGCGGGCCGGGGACTTCATGCAGTGTCCGTTGTTGTACCGGTTCCGGGTGATCGACCGGCTGCCGGAGAAGCCGAGTCCGGCGGCGACCAAGGGGACGCTGGTGCACGCGGTGCTGGAGCGGCTGTTCGACGCGCCGGCGGCGGAGCGGACCGCGCCGAGGGCGAAGGCGCTGATTCCGGGGCAGTGGGACCGGTTGCGTCGGACGCGGCCGGAGGTCGTGGAGCTGTTCGCCGACGATCCGGAGGGGGTGCGGCTGGCGGGCTGGCTGGCGGAGGCCGAGGCGCTGGTGGAGCGCTGGTTCACGCTGGAGGATCCGACGCGTCTGGAGCCCGCGGAGCGGGAGCTGTTCGTGGAGGCGGAGCTGGAGTCGGGGCTCAGGCTGCGCGGGATCATCGACCGGGTCGACGTGGCGCCCACCGGTGAGGTGCGGATCGTGGACTACAAGACGGGCAAGGCGCCGCGCGCGGAGTACGCGGACGGTGCGTTGTTCCAGATGAAGTTCTACGCGCTGGTGGTGTGGCGGCTGAGGAACGTGCTGCCGAGGCGGCTCCAGCTCGTGTATCTCGGGAGCGGGGACGTGCTGACCTACGACCCCGATCTCGGCGATCTGCAGCGGGTGGAGCGTCGGCTGCTGGCGCTCTGGGAGGCGATCCGGGAGGCCACGGAGACGGGTGAGTGGCGGCCGCGGCCGACGAAGCTGTGCGGCTGGTGCGATCACCAGGCGCACTGTCCGGAGTTCGGCGGTACTCCCCCGCCGTATCCGCTGCCGGTGAGGGCGGCCGCGTCCGGTGACGCCGAGCAGGGCAGAATGGGGCCGGACTAG
- a CDS encoding ABC transporter substrate-binding protein — translation MNMRNQWPVLPIVAGLASGLLTGCGTQTGGSDGDGSTVVLGMSDDVLATDPASGYDPGSWMLFNNVFQSLLSFPKGGTVPEPDAAKDCSFTDQQTKVYRCTLKDGLTFSNGDDLTSEDVKFSFDRMLKINDDNGPAVMFPMLDKVETPDARTVVFTLNVPDATFPSKLASGAGSIVDHEEYDADSLREDGGAVGSGPYKLDSFDDDQAVFSVNENYRGTAADAQNKGVTLKFFGGDQKALKKSLLDGDIDIAYRGLTAGDIADIDAATDTEGAEVVEGSSAEVQHLVFNTDDPVAGKLGVRRAIAHLIDREALIRDVYEGTADPLYSIIPAGIAGHNTAFFDRYGASPSPAKAAAALKDEGLTGKVKLTLWSTPSRYGPATDQELKAVAAQLNASGLFDADVKSVPFDQYEKDIAAGKYGVYVKGWVPDFPDADNFTAPFFGEGNVLANNYTNKTITGTLIPRTAAQSDRTATDADYSTLQDIVAEELPVLPIWQAKQYAVVGENVYGLENCLDASTVFRFWELSKG, via the coding sequence GTGAACATGCGTAACCAGTGGCCGGTCCTGCCTATCGTGGCGGGACTGGCCTCCGGCCTGTTGACCGGCTGTGGCACCCAGACCGGGGGCTCGGACGGCGACGGCTCCACCGTGGTGCTCGGGATGTCGGACGACGTCCTCGCCACCGATCCGGCCTCCGGCTACGACCCCGGATCCTGGATGTTGTTCAACAACGTCTTCCAGTCGCTGCTCAGCTTCCCCAAGGGCGGCACCGTACCCGAGCCCGACGCGGCGAAGGACTGCTCCTTCACGGACCAGCAGACCAAGGTCTACCGCTGCACACTCAAGGACGGCCTGACGTTCTCCAACGGTGACGATCTCACCTCCGAGGACGTCAAGTTCTCCTTCGACCGCATGCTGAAGATCAACGACGACAACGGCCCCGCTGTCATGTTCCCCATGCTCGACAAGGTCGAGACACCGGACGCCAGGACCGTCGTCTTCACCCTGAACGTCCCCGACGCCACCTTCCCCAGCAAGCTCGCCTCCGGCGCCGGGTCCATCGTCGACCACGAGGAGTACGACGCCGACAGCCTGCGCGAGGACGGCGGCGCCGTCGGCTCCGGCCCCTACAAGCTGGACTCCTTCGACGACGACCAGGCCGTCTTCTCCGTCAACGAGAACTACCGCGGCACCGCGGCCGACGCCCAGAACAAGGGCGTCACCCTCAAGTTCTTCGGCGGCGACCAGAAGGCCCTCAAGAAGTCCCTCCTGGACGGCGACATCGACATCGCCTACCGCGGCCTCACCGCCGGCGACATCGCCGACATCGACGCCGCCACCGACACCGAGGGAGCCGAAGTCGTCGAAGGCAGCAGCGCCGAGGTCCAGCACCTGGTCTTCAACACCGACGACCCCGTCGCCGGAAAACTCGGCGTCCGCCGGGCCATCGCCCACCTCATCGACCGCGAAGCCCTCATCAGGGACGTCTACGAAGGCACCGCCGACCCGCTCTACTCGATCATCCCGGCCGGCATAGCGGGCCACAACACCGCCTTCTTCGACCGCTACGGCGCCAGCCCCTCACCGGCCAAGGCCGCCGCGGCACTGAAGGACGAGGGCCTGACCGGCAAGGTGAAACTCACCCTCTGGTCCACCCCGTCCCGCTACGGCCCCGCCACCGACCAGGAACTCAAGGCCGTCGCCGCCCAGCTCAACGCCAGCGGCCTGTTCGACGCCGACGTCAAGTCCGTCCCCTTCGACCAGTACGAGAAGGACATCGCCGCCGGCAAGTACGGCGTCTACGTCAAGGGCTGGGTCCCCGACTTCCCCGACGCCGACAACTTCACCGCCCCCTTCTTCGGCGAGGGCAACGTCCTCGCCAACAACTACACCAACAAGACCATCACCGGCACGCTCATCCCGCGCACCGCCGCCCAGAGCGACCGCACCGCCACCGACGCCGACTACTCCACCCTCCAGGACATCGTCGCCGAGGAACTCCCCGTCCTCCCGATCTGGCAGGCCAAGCAGTACGCCGTCGTCGGCGAGAACGTCTACGGCCTCGAGAACTGCCTCGACGCCTCCACCGTGTTCCGCTTCTGGGAACTCAGCAAGGGCTGA
- a CDS encoding tRNA (adenine-N1)-methyltransferase: MSEPTGAARRRGPFKVGDQVQLTDPKGRHYTFTLEDGKNFHTHKGSFPHDELIGAPEGSVVRTTGNVAYLALRPLLPDYVLSMPRGAAVVYPKDAGQILSFADIFPGARVVEAGVGSGSLSSFLLRAIGDQGMLHSYERREDFADIARQNVERYFGGPHPAWQLTVGDLQDNLSDTDVDRVILDMLAPWECLEAVSKALVPGGILCCYVATTTQLARTVESIREIGCFNEPTAWETMIRNWHIEGLAVRPDHRMIGHTGFLLTARRLADGVEPPMRRRRPAKGAYGEDYAGPNADGGSGR; the protein is encoded by the coding sequence ATGTCCGAACCGACCGGTGCCGCCCGCAGGCGCGGGCCCTTCAAGGTCGGGGACCAGGTTCAGCTGACCGACCCCAAGGGCCGCCACTACACGTTCACGCTCGAGGACGGGAAGAACTTCCACACCCACAAGGGTTCCTTCCCCCACGACGAACTGATCGGCGCTCCCGAGGGCAGCGTTGTCCGCACCACCGGGAACGTCGCCTACCTCGCGCTGCGCCCCCTGCTCCCCGACTACGTCCTGTCCATGCCCCGCGGGGCAGCCGTCGTCTACCCGAAGGACGCGGGGCAGATCCTCTCCTTCGCCGACATCTTCCCCGGCGCCCGCGTCGTCGAAGCCGGCGTCGGCTCCGGCTCGCTCAGCAGCTTCCTGCTGCGCGCCATCGGCGACCAGGGCATGCTGCACTCCTACGAGCGCCGCGAGGACTTCGCCGACATCGCCCGGCAGAACGTCGAGCGCTACTTCGGCGGCCCCCACCCCGCCTGGCAGCTCACCGTCGGTGACCTCCAGGACAACCTGAGCGACACCGACGTCGACCGCGTCATCCTCGACATGCTCGCCCCCTGGGAGTGCCTCGAGGCCGTCTCCAAGGCGCTCGTCCCCGGCGGCATCCTCTGCTGCTACGTCGCCACCACCACCCAGCTCGCCCGGACCGTCGAGTCCATCCGCGAGATCGGCTGCTTCAACGAGCCGACCGCCTGGGAGACGATGATCCGCAACTGGCACATCGAGGGCCTCGCCGTCCGCCCCGACCACCGCATGATCGGCCACACCGGCTTCCTGCTCACCGCCCGCCGTCTCGCCGACGGCGTCGAGCCGCCCATGCGCCGCCGCCGCCCCGCCAAGGGCGCCTACGGCGAGGACTACGCCGGCCCCAACGCCGACGGAGGCAGCGGCCGCTGA
- a CDS encoding response regulator yields MAIRVLLVDDQPLLRTGFRMILEAEQDLAVVGEAGDGLQALDQVRALQPDVVLMDIRMPRMDGVEATRQITGPGRDGPAKVLVLTTFDLDEYVVEALRAGASGFLLKDAPAHELVQAIRVVAAGEAMLAPSITRRLLDKYATHLPSGEEPVPDTLHTLTDREVEVLKLVARGLSNAEIAADLFVSETTVKTHVGHVLTKLGLRDRVQAAVYAYESGLVRPGAQQ; encoded by the coding sequence GTGGCCATCCGCGTCCTACTGGTCGACGACCAGCCGCTGCTGCGTACCGGCTTCCGGATGATCCTGGAGGCGGAGCAGGACCTGGCGGTCGTCGGGGAGGCCGGTGACGGTCTTCAGGCCCTGGACCAGGTGCGGGCGCTGCAGCCCGATGTGGTGCTCATGGACATCCGTATGCCGCGGATGGACGGTGTGGAGGCGACCCGGCAGATCACGGGACCGGGGCGGGACGGTCCGGCGAAGGTGCTGGTGCTGACGACGTTCGACCTGGACGAGTACGTGGTGGAGGCCTTGCGGGCGGGGGCGAGCGGGTTCCTGCTGAAGGACGCGCCGGCCCATGAGCTGGTGCAGGCGATCCGGGTGGTGGCGGCGGGCGAGGCGATGCTGGCGCCCAGCATCACGCGCCGGCTGCTGGACAAGTACGCCACGCATCTGCCGTCGGGCGAGGAGCCGGTGCCGGACACGCTGCACACGCTGACGGACCGTGAGGTGGAGGTGCTGAAGCTGGTGGCGCGGGGCCTGTCGAACGCGGAGATCGCGGCCGATCTGTTCGTCAGTGAGACGACGGTGAAGACGCATGTGGGGCATGTGCTGACGAAGCTGGGGCTGCGCGACCGGGTGCAGGCCGCGGTGTACGCGTACGAGAGCGGTCTGGTGCGGCCCGGCGCGCAGCAGTAG
- a CDS encoding site-2 protease family protein, protein MVESGGSGRPRPDNEESAEHPSTPAPRATAPAEPEGPSPAAPSPTGPDAPDEETADTESSHGRTDGTPPDAPTGETAPQDAPPTGDRGWAHSDPHPPGAAPAGSKGPPPQRPPEQPRGGLLMGRPFGVPVYVAPSWFLVAALITWVFGGQLDRVLPELGAARYLVSLFFAVAFYASVLIHELAHTIAALRFKLPVRRIQLQFFGGVSEIEKEAETPGREFWLAFVGPLLSLVLAGVFYAAMQPVEPGTVPGVLLAGLMISNLIVAIFNLLPGLPLDGGRMLRAVVWKITGKPMSGTIAAAWVGRALAVSVLIGLPLLTQSGALGAGAEDSVGMDTVTDALLAAILAAIIWTGAGNSLRMARLREHLPELRARTLTRRAVPVETDTPLSEALRRANAAGARALVVVDAHGEPLSLVREAAIVGVPEHRRPWVAVSGLAQDLTDGMRVSAELAGEDLLDVLRATPATEYLVVEETGEIYGVLSAADVERAFVKAMARPS, encoded by the coding sequence GTGGTGGAAAGCGGCGGGAGCGGGCGGCCGCGGCCGGACAACGAAGAGTCGGCCGAGCACCCCTCCACACCAGCGCCCCGGGCCACCGCCCCCGCGGAGCCCGAGGGCCCGTCCCCGGCCGCCCCGTCCCCGACCGGGCCGGACGCCCCGGACGAGGAGACCGCGGACACGGAGTCCTCCCACGGACGGACCGACGGCACGCCTCCCGACGCCCCGACCGGTGAAACCGCCCCCCAGGACGCCCCGCCCACCGGTGACCGCGGCTGGGCGCACTCGGACCCCCACCCACCCGGCGCCGCCCCCGCCGGCAGCAAGGGACCCCCGCCCCAGCGGCCCCCGGAGCAGCCCCGCGGCGGGCTGCTCATGGGACGCCCCTTCGGCGTACCCGTGTACGTGGCGCCGAGCTGGTTCCTCGTCGCCGCGCTGATCACCTGGGTGTTCGGCGGACAGCTCGACCGCGTGCTGCCCGAGCTCGGCGCCGCCCGCTACCTGGTCTCCCTGTTCTTCGCGGTCGCCTTCTACGCCTCCGTCCTCATCCACGAACTCGCCCACACCATCGCCGCCCTCCGCTTCAAACTCCCCGTCCGCCGCATCCAGCTCCAGTTCTTCGGCGGCGTCTCCGAGATCGAGAAGGAGGCCGAGACCCCCGGCCGCGAGTTCTGGCTGGCCTTCGTCGGCCCCCTGCTCTCCCTCGTCCTCGCCGGCGTCTTCTACGCCGCCATGCAGCCCGTCGAGCCCGGCACCGTCCCCGGCGTCCTCCTGGCCGGCCTGATGATCTCCAACCTCATCGTGGCGATCTTCAACCTCCTCCCCGGCCTCCCCCTCGACGGCGGCCGTATGCTCCGCGCCGTCGTCTGGAAGATCACCGGCAAACCCATGAGCGGCACCATCGCCGCCGCCTGGGTCGGCCGCGCCCTCGCCGTCTCCGTCCTCATCGGCCTCCCCCTGCTCACCCAGTCCGGCGCCCTCGGCGCCGGCGCCGAGGACAGCGTCGGCATGGACACCGTCACCGACGCCCTGCTCGCCGCCATCCTCGCCGCGATCATCTGGACCGGCGCCGGCAACAGCCTGCGCATGGCCCGCCTGCGCGAACACCTCCCCGAACTGCGCGCCCGCACCCTCACCCGCCGCGCCGTACCCGTCGAGACCGACACCCCGCTCTCCGAGGCCCTGCGCCGCGCCAACGCCGCCGGCGCCCGCGCCCTCGTCGTCGTCGACGCCCACGGCGAACCCCTCTCCCTCGTCCGCGAGGCCGCCATCGTCGGCGTCCCCGAACACCGCCGCCCCTGGGTCGCCGTCAGCGGCCTCGCCCAGGACCTCACCGACGGCATGCGCGTCTCCGCCGAACTCGCCGGCGAGGACCTCCTCGACGTCCTGCGCGCCACCCCCGCCACCGAGTACCTCGTCGTCGAGGAGACCGGCGAGATCTACGGCGTCCTGTCCGCGGCCGATGTGGAGCGCGCCTTCGTCAAGGCCATGGCCCGGCCGAGCTGA